In the Streptomyces sp. NBC_00525 genome, one interval contains:
- a CDS encoding helix-turn-helix domain-containing protein, translating to MKSGKNSRKRVTSWHLIGAQLATFRRAAGLTQSALAERSRVSEDTIASVEQGRRPLQMDLAILLDDILETKGALQVAVAKVPQKERFPAFVQDFVEYEQEAVTLMSYQNQVVPGLLQTEEYARFVFSCQYPPLELDEQEEQVAARLGRQRLLDRKPRPMLHFILEESILRSELGDPAVMHEQIRRLRECAELPFIGFQIMPMKQAKHAALDGPMVLLETPDHDHLAYVEGQLVSVLHDDPNDVSVLQQKYGMLRSQALSPEESIRLMEHLLGER from the coding sequence ATGAAGAGCGGGAAGAACAGCAGGAAACGCGTGACGTCGTGGCACCTCATCGGTGCGCAGTTGGCGACATTCCGTAGGGCGGCGGGATTAACGCAGTCGGCACTCGCCGAGCGCAGCCGCGTCAGCGAGGACACGATCGCGTCGGTCGAGCAGGGACGGCGCCCGCTCCAGATGGACCTGGCCATCCTGCTGGACGACATCCTGGAAACCAAGGGGGCCTTGCAGGTCGCGGTGGCCAAGGTCCCTCAGAAGGAACGGTTTCCGGCCTTCGTCCAGGACTTCGTCGAGTACGAGCAGGAGGCGGTGACCCTGATGTCGTACCAGAATCAGGTGGTGCCGGGGCTGCTCCAGACCGAGGAGTACGCGCGGTTCGTCTTCTCGTGCCAGTACCCGCCCTTGGAGCTGGATGAGCAAGAAGAGCAAGTGGCCGCCCGCCTCGGCAGGCAACGTCTCCTGGACCGCAAGCCGCGTCCCATGCTGCACTTCATCCTGGAGGAGAGCATCCTGCGCAGCGAGTTGGGAGACCCCGCCGTTATGCACGAGCAGATCCGGCGCCTGCGCGAGTGTGCCGAGCTGCCCTTCATCGGATTTCAGATCATGCCGATGAAGCAGGCCAAGCACGCTGCTCTCGATGGCCCCATGGTTCTCCTTGAGACCCCGGACCACGACCACCTCGCCTACGTGGAGGGACAGCTGGTCAGCGTCCTCCACGATGACCCGAACGACGTCAGCGTGCTCCAGCAGAAGTATGGGATGCTCCGATCGCAGGCGCTCTCACCCGAAGAGAGCATTCGCCTCATGGAACACCTGCTTGGAGAGA
- a CDS encoding ATP-binding protein — translation MNEGTQLLESREAFYRRERRSVPLVRRFVGQALVDWACEERKVNTDDVLLCVSELATNALVHGVPPGRGFKLFLYWECVRGRLRVEMHDSGDGEVLGSARWPEPLAEGGRGLTLVAALAEKWGVGERNPGKIVWCEFAAPARILAEPARMFAGQAGRGAPSPQMEVRA, via the coding sequence ATGAACGAAGGAACTCAACTCCTCGAATCCCGCGAAGCCTTCTACCGCCGTGAGCGCAGGTCCGTGCCGCTCGTACGGAGGTTCGTGGGGCAGGCCCTGGTCGATTGGGCGTGCGAGGAGCGCAAGGTGAACACGGACGATGTGCTGCTCTGCGTGAGCGAACTCGCGACCAACGCGCTCGTGCACGGGGTGCCGCCGGGGCGTGGATTCAAGCTGTTCCTGTACTGGGAGTGCGTCAGGGGTCGGCTGCGGGTCGAGATGCACGACAGCGGGGACGGCGAGGTGCTGGGATCGGCCCGGTGGCCGGAGCCCCTGGCGGAGGGCGGGCGCGGGCTGACGCTGGTCGCCGCGCTCGCGGAGAAGTGGGGCGTCGGGGAGCGGAATCCGGGGAAGATCGTCTGGTGCGAGTTCGCGGCCCCGGCGCGCATCCTTGCCGAACCGGCAAGGATGTTTGCCGGGCAGGCCGGACGGGGCGCACCATCGCCGCAGATGGAGGTGCGCGCATGA
- a CDS encoding FAD-dependent oxidoreductase — protein MSDMTQMYDVVVVGGGAAGLSGALALGRARRSVLVIDSGSPRNAPASHMHNYLGREGTPPSELLAIGREEVAGYGVEFLSGEALVAERLPDDAYRVVCADGTAVTARRLLVTTGLTDELPPIEGLAERWGRDVLHCPYCHGWEVRDAAIGVVATSGMAVHQALLWRQWSDDVTLFLHRGPEPGDEEYEQLAARGIAVVDGEVAGLEASGDRLTGVRLADGRVVERAAVVVQPRFTARSGLLESLGLRPVAVEAAGDTIGSSVEADPTGRTAAAGVWVAGNVTGLMDQVIVAAAAGLKAGAAINGDLVLADTRRAVEARDTPSDAEMWDDRYRESDRIWSGNPNTVLVREAGELKPGRALDLGCGEGADAVWLARRGWEVTATDISRVALARAAGHAAEGEVADRVDWRFCDLGASFPEGEYDLVSAHYLHSMGDLPRERILHRAARAVAPGGVLLIVGHAGFPAWDHHHAAMHFPTPDEVLASLELPEGEWEVLLSEEFERVQNDPDGNPTTRTDNALKLRRR, from the coding sequence ATGAGCGACATGACGCAGATGTACGACGTAGTGGTGGTCGGCGGCGGGGCCGCCGGGCTGAGCGGGGCCCTCGCCCTCGGCCGGGCCCGGCGCTCGGTGCTGGTGATCGATTCGGGCAGCCCGCGCAACGCGCCCGCGTCCCACATGCACAACTACCTGGGCCGCGAGGGCACCCCGCCCTCGGAGCTCCTGGCGATCGGCCGGGAGGAGGTGGCCGGGTACGGCGTGGAGTTCCTGAGCGGCGAGGCACTGGTGGCCGAGCGGCTGCCGGACGACGCGTACCGGGTGGTGTGCGCGGACGGCACGGCCGTCACGGCGCGCCGGCTGCTGGTGACCACGGGGCTGACCGACGAACTGCCGCCGATCGAGGGCCTGGCCGAACGGTGGGGCCGCGACGTGCTGCACTGCCCGTACTGCCACGGCTGGGAGGTGCGGGACGCGGCGATCGGTGTCGTCGCCACGAGCGGTATGGCCGTCCACCAGGCGCTGTTGTGGCGGCAGTGGAGCGACGACGTCACCCTCTTCCTGCACCGGGGACCGGAGCCCGGTGACGAGGAGTACGAGCAGTTGGCGGCGCGCGGGATCGCCGTCGTGGACGGCGAGGTCGCCGGGCTGGAGGCGAGCGGCGACCGGCTGACCGGGGTGCGGCTCGCGGACGGCCGGGTGGTCGAGCGGGCGGCCGTGGTCGTCCAGCCCCGGTTCACGGCCCGGTCCGGGCTGCTGGAGAGCCTGGGACTGCGGCCCGTCGCGGTGGAGGCCGCCGGAGACACGATCGGCTCGTCCGTCGAGGCGGACCCGACCGGCCGCACGGCGGCGGCCGGCGTATGGGTGGCGGGAAACGTGACCGGGCTGATGGACCAGGTCATCGTCGCGGCGGCGGCCGGGCTGAAGGCGGGCGCGGCCATCAACGGGGACCTCGTCCTGGCGGACACCCGGCGTGCCGTGGAGGCCCGCGACACCCCCTCCGACGCGGAGATGTGGGACGACCGGTACCGCGAGAGCGACCGGATCTGGAGCGGGAACCCGAACACCGTGCTGGTCCGCGAGGCCGGCGAGCTGAAGCCGGGCCGGGCGCTCGACCTGGGCTGCGGGGAGGGTGCCGACGCGGTGTGGCTGGCCCGCCGGGGCTGGGAGGTCACCGCGACGGACATCTCGCGGGTGGCGCTGGCCCGCGCCGCCGGGCACGCGGCGGAGGGGGAGGTCGCCGACCGGGTGGACTGGCGGTTCTGCGACCTGGGCGCCTCGTTCCCCGAAGGGGAGTACGACCTCGTCTCGGCCCACTACCTGCACTCCATGGGCGACCTGCCGCGCGAGCGCATCCTGCACCGGGCGGCGCGCGCGGTGGCCCCCGGCGGGGTGCTGCTGATCGTGGGCCACGCGGGCTTCCCGGCCTGGGACCACCACCACGCGGCCATGCACTTCCCGACCCCGGACGAGGTGCTGGCCTCGCTGGAGCTGCCGGAGGGGGAGTGGGAGGTGCTGCTCAGCGAGGAGTTCGAGCGCGTCCAGAACGACCCGGACGGCAATCCGACCACCCGGACGGACAACGCGCTCAAGCTCCGGCGGCGGTGA
- a CDS encoding DinB family protein produces the protein MNASSEKTTASTGSDESAEFLQALGEHRNFLRFTARDLTDEQAGQRTTASELCVGGLIKHVTAVEQGWVGFIEKGPSAMPDFSELTEADYQKRADEFRMLPGETLAGVLDAYAEVAARTDALVASLPDLGLSHPLPKAPWFQADAHWSVRRVLMHIIAETAQHAGHADIIREALDGQKTMG, from the coding sequence ATGAACGCCAGCAGCGAGAAGACCACCGCGTCCACCGGCTCGGACGAGAGCGCGGAGTTCCTCCAGGCGCTGGGTGAGCACCGGAACTTCCTGCGGTTCACCGCCCGTGACCTGACCGACGAGCAGGCCGGGCAGCGGACCACGGCGAGCGAGCTGTGCGTCGGCGGCCTCATCAAGCACGTCACCGCGGTCGAGCAGGGCTGGGTGGGCTTCATCGAGAAGGGCCCCTCGGCGATGCCCGACTTCAGCGAGCTGACGGAGGCCGACTACCAGAAGCGGGCGGACGAGTTCCGGATGCTGCCGGGGGAGACCCTGGCCGGTGTGCTGGACGCCTACGCCGAGGTGGCCGCCCGCACCGACGCGCTGGTCGCGTCCCTGCCCGACCTGGGGCTCTCGCACCCCCTGCCGAAGGCCCCGTGGTTCCAGGCGGACGCGCACTGGTCGGTCCGCCGCGTACTGATGCACATCATCGCCGAGACCGCCCAGCACGCAGGCCACGCCGACATCATCCGCGAGGCCCTGGACGGCCAGAAGACGATGGGCTGA
- a CDS encoding YceI family protein, with amino-acid sequence MALFNRKNDTAATAVTTAEVDPALAALTGDYTIDPAHSSIGFTVRHAMVTNVRGSFAEHEGSLTLDGGDPANSTASIDVKIASVDTGIKDRDGHLVSGDFFDAEKFPLMTFRSTSAEQLGGEKYRVTGDLTIKDVTRPLAIDLEFNGSATDPYGNERVGFEGSAEILRSDWGLTWNAALETGGVMVSDKVKLNFDISAIKTAAEAA; translated from the coding sequence ATGGCTCTGTTCAACCGCAAGAACGACACCGCCGCCACCGCCGTGACCACGGCCGAGGTCGACCCCGCCCTGGCCGCCCTCACCGGTGACTACACGATCGACCCGGCGCACAGCAGCATCGGCTTCACCGTGCGTCACGCCATGGTCACCAACGTGCGCGGCTCCTTCGCCGAGCACGAGGGTTCCCTCACGCTGGACGGCGGCGACCCGGCCAACTCGACGGCCTCGATCGACGTGAAGATCGCCAGCGTGGACACGGGCATCAAGGACCGCGACGGCCACCTGGTGAGCGGCGACTTCTTCGACGCCGAGAAGTTCCCCCTGATGACGTTCCGCTCGACCTCCGCGGAGCAGCTCGGCGGCGAGAAGTACCGCGTCACGGGCGACCTCACCATCAAGGACGTGACCCGCCCGCTCGCCATCGACCTGGAGTTCAACGGCTCCGCCACCGACCCCTACGGCAACGAGCGCGTCGGCTTCGAGGGCAGCGCCGAGATCCTGCGCTCCGACTGGGGCCTGACCTGGAACGCGGCGCTGGAGACCGGCGGCGTCATGGTCAGCGACAAGGTGAAGCTGAACTTCGACATCTCCGCGATCAAGACGGCCGCCGAGGCCGCCTGA